From Streptosporangium album, the proteins below share one genomic window:
- a CDS encoding glycerophosphoryl diester phosphodiesterase membrane domain-containing protein → MSDGHGSTPGTPSGWASNQPPPYGNASGSPWTAPGAPPPQQPLPPPPPPQQPHGGQIPPYQSGPYGGQPYGYRMPPPALRPGIIPLRPLGLGDILDGAIKLIRSNPKTVLGLSAVVAAVGAIPVAIGQSVVLAEMGADLNGSGTPDGSQNVDFLSQYGGTLISYAVQFVAVTLLTGVLTRILGRAVFGGRTTVGEAWRLTRGRIPTLFGLVVVSALVMLLPLVLAVLLVLAVISAGADFGSAFLLTAVLGLGFLAYALFITTRLALAAPVAVLERRGVLASLRRSWTLVNGGFWRTLGILLLTQLIAGLTATLLSLPFTLAGTYIGFFGGASTASQISTAILIAVGGTIGAMITYPFQAGVHGLLYADRRMRAEAFDLVLQTAAIEQQRQGWVHASADDLWDPSITPAGPGPSEQAGRGAPWSPS, encoded by the coding sequence ATGTCAGACGGTCACGGCTCCACTCCCGGCACGCCATCCGGCTGGGCGTCCAACCAACCTCCGCCCTACGGCAACGCCTCGGGATCGCCGTGGACCGCGCCCGGCGCGCCGCCCCCGCAGCAGCCCCTGCCCCCACCCCCACCCCCTCAGCAGCCCCATGGCGGGCAGATACCGCCATACCAGTCAGGCCCGTACGGCGGGCAGCCCTACGGCTACCGCATGCCGCCCCCCGCGCTGCGCCCGGGGATCATCCCGCTGCGCCCGCTCGGCCTCGGTGACATCCTCGACGGCGCGATCAAGCTGATCCGCTCCAACCCCAAGACCGTCCTGGGCCTGTCGGCGGTCGTCGCCGCGGTCGGAGCGATCCCGGTGGCGATCGGCCAGTCGGTCGTGCTCGCCGAGATGGGGGCGGACCTGAACGGTTCCGGCACGCCGGACGGCTCGCAGAACGTGGACTTCCTCTCCCAGTACGGCGGGACGCTGATCTCCTACGCGGTGCAGTTCGTCGCGGTCACCCTGCTCACCGGCGTGCTGACCCGGATCCTGGGCCGGGCGGTCTTCGGCGGCAGGACGACGGTGGGCGAGGCGTGGAGGCTGACCCGGGGCCGGATCCCCACGCTGTTCGGGCTGGTGGTCGTCAGCGCGCTGGTCATGCTGCTGCCACTGGTGCTGGCCGTCCTGCTCGTATTGGCGGTGATCTCGGCGGGTGCCGACTTCGGGTCGGCGTTCCTCCTGACCGCGGTGCTGGGGCTCGGCTTCCTCGCCTACGCGCTCTTCATCACCACCCGCCTGGCACTCGCGGCGCCCGTGGCGGTGCTGGAGCGGCGCGGCGTCCTCGCCTCCCTGCGCAGGTCGTGGACGCTCGTGAACGGCGGCTTCTGGCGGACGCTCGGCATCCTGCTGCTGACCCAGCTCATCGCGGGCCTCACCGCCACGCTGCTCTCCCTCCCCTTCACCCTGGCGGGGACCTACATCGGCTTCTTCGGCGGGGCCTCCACCGCCTCGCAGATCAGCACGGCGATCCTGATCGCCGTCGGCGGCACCATCGGCGCGATGATCACCTACCCCTTCCAGGCCGGTGTCCACGGCCTGCTCTACGCCGACCGGCGGATGCGCGCCGAGGCGTTCGACCTGGTGCTGCAGACCGCGGCGATCGAGCAGCAACGGCAGGGCTGGGTGCACGCGTCGGCCGACGACCTGTGGGACCCGTCCATCACACCCGCCGGGCCGGGCCCAAGCGAACAGGCCGGTCGGGGAGCTCCGTGGTCCCCGTCCTGA
- the mtrA gene encoding MtrAB system response regulator MtrA: MKGRVLVVDDDAALAEMLGIVLRGEGFEPSFVSDGDKALDAFRDTRPDLVLLDLMLPGADGIDVCRRIRAESGVPIVMLTAKSDTIDVVLGLESGADDYIVKPFKPKELVARVRARLRRTDEPTPEILQIGDITIDVAGHSVKRDEETINLTPLEFDLLVALARKPRQVFTREVLLEQVWGYRHAADTRLVNVHVQRLRAKIEKDPEHPEIVVTVRGVGYKAGPA, from the coding sequence ATGAAAGGACGCGTGCTGGTCGTCGACGACGACGCCGCTCTCGCCGAGATGCTCGGCATCGTGCTGCGCGGGGAGGGTTTCGAGCCTTCCTTCGTCTCCGACGGGGACAAGGCGCTCGACGCGTTCCGCGACACCCGGCCCGATCTGGTCCTGCTCGATCTGATGCTGCCGGGTGCCGACGGCATCGACGTGTGCCGCCGCATCCGTGCCGAGTCCGGCGTGCCGATCGTCATGTTGACGGCCAAGAGCGACACCATCGACGTCGTCCTCGGCCTGGAGTCGGGAGCCGACGACTACATCGTCAAGCCGTTCAAGCCCAAGGAGCTGGTGGCCCGGGTGCGGGCGCGGCTGCGCCGCACCGACGAGCCGACGCCGGAGATCCTGCAGATCGGCGACATCACCATCGACGTCGCCGGGCACTCGGTCAAGCGGGACGAGGAGACCATCAACCTCACCCCGCTGGAGTTCGACCTCCTGGTCGCGCTGGCCCGTAAGCCGCGCCAGGTCTTCACCCGCGAGGTCCTGCTGGAGCAGGTCTGGGGATACCGGCACGCGGCCGACACCCGCCTGGTCAACGTGCACGTCCAGCGGCTCCGCGCCAAGATCGAAAAGGACCCCGAGCACCCCGAGATCGTCGTGACGGTCCGCGGGGTCGGCTACAAGGCAGGCCCGGCCTGA